From a region of the Leisingera thetidis genome:
- a CDS encoding ABC transporter ATP-binding protein: protein MRDTSHNGSDSGPEGEPLLQVRGLDVSVRDKKGHEFKIVDGISFDVQPGEVIALIGESGSGKTTISLGCMGYTRPGCHITGGSVHLGGTNVLEQSLSKLQELRGKEITYVAQSAAASFNGAMTIDAQVIEIPVITGAMSREAALAKAARLYNDLELPDPENIGKRYPHQVSGGQLQRLMAAMAMISDPRLLILDEPTTALDVTTQIEVLHSFKKLIRENNTAAIYVTHDLSLVAQVADHILVLKDGRMVEYGPTEQIISNPQHGYTKALMAAAHLMPEDIHAPPVAAAQAPPLLEVRGVTAGYGPGQSIIALRGIDLTVNAGETLGVIGESGSGKTTLGRLISGLMGAKQGGVYLDGQQLQHSVSQRSREELRQIQFAFQMADVALNPRQRLNKILSRPMVFYRGLSQREATREVARLLERVGLPTDFAWRFPPELSGGQRQRVNLARALAAQPRLIICDEITSALDTIVAQQILDLLEDLQDELGLSYMFITHDIATVSKISERIAVMRHGRIVAQGPVDQVLKPPCHEYTQLLLNSVPEMRTDWLDDAVVERRNLVAALDNI, encoded by the coding sequence ATGCGCGACACCTCCCACAACGGCTCCGATAGCGGCCCTGAAGGCGAGCCGCTGCTGCAAGTCCGCGGCCTGGATGTCTCCGTCCGCGACAAGAAGGGTCATGAGTTCAAAATCGTCGACGGCATTTCCTTTGACGTGCAGCCGGGCGAGGTGATTGCGCTGATCGGCGAGAGCGGCTCAGGCAAGACCACAATTTCGCTGGGCTGCATGGGCTATACCCGCCCCGGCTGCCACATCACCGGCGGCTCGGTGCATCTGGGCGGAACAAACGTGCTGGAGCAATCCCTGTCCAAACTGCAAGAGCTGCGCGGCAAGGAGATCACCTATGTCGCGCAATCGGCAGCGGCCTCCTTCAACGGCGCCATGACAATTGACGCGCAGGTCATCGAAATCCCGGTCATCACCGGCGCCATGAGCCGCGAGGCGGCACTGGCCAAGGCGGCACGGCTCTACAACGACCTGGAGCTGCCGGACCCGGAAAACATCGGCAAACGCTACCCGCATCAGGTCTCCGGCGGCCAGCTGCAGCGGCTGATGGCGGCGATGGCGATGATCAGCGATCCGCGGCTGCTGATCCTGGACGAGCCGACCACGGCGCTGGACGTGACCACCCAGATCGAGGTGCTGCATTCCTTCAAGAAACTGATCCGCGAGAACAACACCGCAGCCATCTACGTGACTCACGACCTGTCGCTGGTGGCGCAGGTGGCCGACCACATCCTGGTGCTGAAAGACGGCCGGATGGTGGAATACGGACCCACCGAGCAGATCATCTCCAACCCGCAGCACGGTTACACCAAGGCGCTGATGGCCGCCGCTCACCTGATGCCGGAGGACATCCACGCCCCGCCCGTGGCGGCAGCGCAGGCGCCGCCGCTGCTGGAGGTGCGCGGCGTCACAGCCGGCTACGGACCGGGGCAAAGCATCATTGCCCTGCGCGGCATCGATCTGACTGTCAATGCCGGCGAAACCCTGGGCGTGATCGGCGAGAGCGGCTCCGGCAAAACCACTCTGGGCCGCCTGATCTCCGGTCTGATGGGCGCCAAACAGGGCGGCGTTTATCTGGACGGGCAGCAGCTGCAGCATTCCGTCAGCCAGCGCTCCCGCGAGGAGCTGCGCCAGATCCAGTTCGCCTTCCAGATGGCCGACGTGGCGCTGAACCCGCGGCAACGGCTGAACAAGATCCTCAGCCGTCCGATGGTGTTCTACCGCGGCCTGTCCCAACGCGAGGCCACCAGGGAGGTGGCCCGCCTGCTGGAACGTGTCGGCCTGCCCACCGATTTCGCCTGGCGCTTCCCGCCTGAGCTGTCGGGCGGCCAGCGCCAGCGGGTCAACCTCGCACGCGCCCTCGCCGCCCAGCCACGGCTGATCATCTGCGACGAGATCACCTCGGCGCTCGATACCATCGTGGCGCAGCAGATCCTCGACCTGCTGGAGGACCTGCAGGACGAACTCGGCCTCAGCTACATGTTCATCACCCATGACATCGCCACGGTTTCAAAGATCTCCGAGCGGATCGCGGTGATGCGGCACGGGCGGATCGTGGCGCAGGGCCCGGTGGATCAGGTGCTGAAGCCTCCGTGCCACGAATACACCCAGCTTTTGCTCAATTCGGTGCCGGAGATGCGCACTGACTGGCTGGATGACGCGGTCGTTGAGCGGCGCAATCTGGTGGCAGCACTGGACAATATATGA
- a CDS encoding FAD-dependent oxidoreductase: MNTAARVVVIGGGVVGCSILYHLAKNGWRDVMLLERQELTSGSSWHAAGGLFTVVRPNAAAEMHRYTFQIYRELEQERGQPCGFHFTGGLNICRTQDEIDSNAMMQSACRRLGIEGHFISLQEAKAKAPVLDTSHMIGAFWEEEGGHVDPASATNAFAAAARQLSATTHRHTPVTATNQRADGTWDVVTDKGTIHAEYVVNAAGLWGREVARMAGIELPLMPVEHHYLVTENIPLIESLGFELPQINDNETGSYARQEGMGMLLGAYEDKMTHWAKDGTPLDFGHELLPDNLDCMEWNFEKSVEIMPCLGEAGVKRVINGPMIFSPDLSPLIGPHPALRNYFCANGVMAGFNQGGGIGRVIAEWIIGGEPEIDIFNWDVTRFGDFATRKYTEDMTRYFYENRSEKTFPYQSFPAARPQAKSPIHDRLAQAGAVFGTGFGREHATWFASEGMEAEDSLTYRQPNWWKPVAEEGRRLREGAGLFEFSDMAKFEVSGPNAEAWLDRIMANRLPKTGRLCLTPMLSDKGKVIGDFTVSNLGDRYLIVGTYAMQLAYLRHFRKYLPAGGVTLRNLSDELSGLALAGPKAQAIMATLTDQPMDSSSFRFMDAREITLAGVPGVIALRVSYTGETGYELYMAPDRQPQIFDALRECGADLCGLRALMMLRLEKSYPAWGLEITSDYYAHECGMMHHVKLGKGEFIGREAAQNYGPPRELPITLTVEAGDLAIWGDEAIFLDGQPVGYVSSGGWGPVTERHIALGYVPPGAYREGGDYAVEILGRLRKARLAPEALYDPSGGKMRR; the protein is encoded by the coding sequence ATGAACACGGCAGCGCGGGTTGTTGTCATCGGCGGCGGCGTGGTCGGCTGCTCCATCCTCTACCATCTGGCCAAAAACGGCTGGCGCGACGTGATGCTGCTGGAGCGGCAGGAACTCACCTCCGGCTCCAGCTGGCACGCGGCGGGCGGGCTGTTCACCGTGGTGCGGCCCAACGCGGCGGCGGAGATGCACCGCTACACCTTCCAGATCTACCGCGAGCTGGAACAGGAACGAGGCCAGCCCTGCGGCTTCCATTTCACCGGCGGCCTCAACATCTGCCGCACCCAGGACGAGATCGACAGCAACGCCATGATGCAAAGCGCCTGCCGCCGGCTGGGGATCGAGGGCCATTTCATCTCGCTGCAGGAAGCCAAGGCAAAGGCACCGGTGCTGGACACCTCGCACATGATCGGCGCCTTCTGGGAGGAGGAGGGCGGCCATGTCGACCCGGCCTCCGCCACCAACGCCTTTGCCGCCGCCGCGCGGCAGTTGAGCGCCACCACCCACCGTCACACCCCGGTCACCGCCACCAACCAGCGCGCTGACGGCACTTGGGACGTAGTGACGGACAAGGGCACCATCCATGCCGAATATGTCGTCAACGCCGCCGGCCTCTGGGGCCGCGAAGTCGCCCGGATGGCCGGGATCGAACTGCCCTTGATGCCGGTCGAGCACCACTACCTGGTGACCGAAAACATCCCCCTCATTGAAAGCCTCGGCTTCGAACTGCCGCAGATCAACGACAATGAAACCGGCTCTTATGCGCGGCAGGAGGGCATGGGGATGCTGCTTGGCGCCTATGAGGACAAGATGACCCATTGGGCCAAGGACGGCACCCCGCTGGACTTCGGCCACGAACTCTTGCCCGACAATCTGGACTGCATGGAGTGGAACTTCGAAAAATCGGTCGAGATCATGCCCTGTCTGGGCGAGGCCGGCGTCAAGCGGGTGATCAACGGCCCGATGATCTTCTCTCCCGACCTGTCGCCGCTGATCGGCCCGCACCCCGCCCTGCGCAACTATTTCTGCGCCAACGGGGTGATGGCCGGCTTCAACCAGGGCGGCGGCATCGGCCGGGTGATCGCGGAGTGGATCATCGGCGGCGAGCCGGAGATCGACATCTTCAACTGGGATGTGACCCGCTTCGGAGATTTCGCGACCAGGAAATACACCGAGGACATGACCCGGTATTTCTATGAAAACCGGTCCGAGAAAACCTTCCCCTACCAAAGCTTTCCCGCCGCCCGGCCGCAGGCAAAATCCCCCATCCATGACCGCCTCGCGCAGGCGGGCGCGGTGTTTGGCACCGGTTTCGGACGCGAGCACGCCACCTGGTTCGCATCCGAAGGTATGGAGGCGGAGGACAGCCTAACCTACCGCCAACCCAATTGGTGGAAACCCGTCGCCGAGGAGGGCAGGCGCCTGCGCGAAGGGGCAGGGCTTTTCGAATTCTCCGACATGGCCAAATTCGAGGTCTCCGGCCCGAATGCCGAAGCCTGGCTCGACCGCATCATGGCCAACCGCCTGCCCAAAACCGGACGGCTGTGCCTCACGCCAATGCTGTCGGACAAGGGCAAGGTGATCGGCGATTTCACTGTCTCCAACCTCGGGGACCGCTATCTGATCGTCGGCACCTACGCAATGCAGCTGGCCTACCTGCGCCACTTCCGCAAATACCTGCCCGCCGGCGGCGTCACGCTCAGGAACCTGTCGGACGAACTGTCCGGTCTCGCCCTGGCCGGCCCGAAGGCACAGGCCATCATGGCAACGCTCACCGATCAGCCGATGGACAGCAGTTCCTTCCGCTTTATGGATGCCAGGGAGATTACGCTGGCCGGGGTGCCGGGTGTGATTGCCCTGCGCGTCTCCTACACCGGGGAAACCGGCTATGAGCTTTACATGGCCCCGGACCGCCAGCCGCAGATCTTCGATGCCCTGCGCGAATGCGGTGCGGACCTGTGCGGCCTGCGCGCGCTGATGATGCTGCGGCTGGAGAAAAGCTACCCGGCGTGGGGGCTGGAGATCACTTCCGACTACTATGCCCATGAATGCGGGATGATGCACCACGTGAAGCTCGGCAAGGGCGAGTTCATCGGCCGGGAAGCCGCCCAGAACTATGGCCCGCCGCGCGAACTCCCGATCACCCTGACAGTCGAGGCCGGCGATCTGGCGATCTGGGGCGACGAGGCGATCTTCCTGGACGGCCAGCCCGTCGGTTATGTTTCTTCGGGAGGCTGGGGGCCGGTCACAGAACGGCATATCGCGCTAGGATATGTGCCGCCCGGGGCGTATCGCGAGGGTGGCGACTATGCGGTGGAGATTCTCGGGCGGTTGCGCAAGGCCCGATTGGCGCCCGAGGCACTCTACGATCCCTCCGGCGGCAAAATGCGCCGCTGA
- a CDS encoding aspartate/glutamate racemase family protein: MIVTGGHSYQGYSVGILMFDNKRFPMPPGDVGNATSYPFPVLLRQIKGLEDNPFPPLTRPDGSYTPEVQMCIDAAVQMERDGVRAIAMCCGFFSLIQPVLAKHVAIPVMTSPLMMLPVIRQMIRPDQSVLVVTAAAQLLASEFFTAVGADLNDRITLAGLDGSEVFNAMCMGGSEITCDADVLRADVLAAVDEGRKRDPNIGAVLLECTSLPPFACDAGEAAGLPVFDFIACVEWLHRAVAPKRYSGYI, encoded by the coding sequence ATGATTGTGACAGGTGGACATTCCTATCAGGGCTACAGCGTCGGCATTCTGATGTTCGACAACAAGCGCTTTCCCATGCCGCCCGGCGATGTCGGCAACGCGACGAGCTATCCGTTTCCGGTGCTTCTTCGCCAGATCAAGGGGCTGGAGGACAACCCCTTTCCGCCGTTGACGCGTCCGGATGGCAGCTATACGCCCGAAGTGCAGATGTGTATCGACGCGGCGGTTCAGATGGAACGCGACGGGGTGCGGGCCATCGCAATGTGCTGCGGCTTCTTTTCGCTGATCCAGCCTGTGCTGGCCAAACACGTCGCGATCCCCGTCATGACCTCGCCGTTGATGATGTTGCCGGTCATCCGGCAGATGATCCGACCGGATCAGTCCGTTCTGGTCGTAACGGCGGCGGCGCAGTTGCTGGCGAGTGAATTCTTCACGGCGGTGGGCGCGGATCTGAATGACCGGATCACGCTGGCGGGTCTGGACGGCTCGGAGGTCTTCAACGCCATGTGCATGGGCGGATCAGAAATCACCTGCGATGCCGACGTGCTGCGCGCCGATGTATTGGCGGCAGTTGACGAGGGCAGGAAACGGGATCCGAATATCGGTGCGGTTCTTCTGGAATGTACCAGCCTGCCGCCCTTCGCCTGCGATGCAGGCGAGGCTGCGGGGCTGCCGGTTTTTGATTTCATTGCCTGTGTCGAGTGGCTGCACCGGGCCGTGGCGCCGAAACGCTATTCGGGATATATCTGA
- a CDS encoding trimethylamine methyltransferase family protein, which produces MSRRRRSIRQSRNTGFTQRPFGEVRNPLAPTELISADQVETIHHASLRVLRDIGLKVDSAVARGLLAKAGADVDGATNRVRFDPAMAEEMLTGIPSEFTIHARNPAKTVTVGGSSMAFATVSGPSFVSDLDRGRRAGTLEDMRNFVKLSASLNIFHHEGGAGCEPLELPPETRHLDMMLAQTTLCDKGWQPCWLNSAERARDCIEMAKIALQTDDEGLRARPGIIGGINTNSPLLLDDSQAEGLIEFARAGQPIHVTPFTLAGAMSPATIGGSLVQQNAEALAGIILGQAACRGAPVFYGHFTSNVDMKTGSPAFGTPEYAQSVLVSGQMARRYGLPIRSSNTTASACVDAQAAYESDMSINACIQGHINVMMHAGGWLEGGLTCSFEKLILDAELLQMQAALLEPIDLSDDALGLEAIAEVGPAGHFFGTAHTLDRYETAFYSPILSDWRNYETWRDDGAKTATQRANGIWKQLLNDYEKPPIDPAVEEELEAYAAKRKEEIGAAP; this is translated from the coding sequence ATGTCCCGCCGCCGCCGTTCCATCCGCCAGTCCCGTAACACTGGCTTTACCCAGCGCCCCTTTGGCGAGGTCCGCAATCCGCTTGCGCCCACCGAACTGATCTCGGCCGATCAGGTCGAAACCATCCACCACGCCAGCCTCAGGGTGCTGCGCGACATCGGCCTCAAGGTCGACAGCGCCGTCGCGCGCGGCCTGCTGGCCAAGGCCGGCGCCGATGTCGACGGCGCCACCAACCGCGTCCGCTTCGACCCGGCCATGGCCGAGGAAATGCTGACCGGCATCCCCTCCGAATTCACCATCCATGCCCGCAACCCGGCGAAAACCGTGACCGTGGGCGGCAGCTCCATGGCCTTTGCAACCGTCAGCGGCCCCTCCTTCGTCTCCGACCTCGACCGGGGCCGCCGGGCCGGCACGCTGGAGGACATGCGCAACTTCGTGAAGCTCTCCGCCTCTCTCAACATCTTCCACCACGAGGGCGGGGCCGGCTGCGAACCGCTGGAGCTGCCGCCGGAAACCCGCCACCTCGACATGATGCTGGCCCAGACCACGCTCTGCGACAAAGGCTGGCAGCCCTGCTGGCTGAACTCCGCAGAACGTGCCCGAGACTGCATCGAGATGGCCAAGATCGCCCTGCAGACCGACGACGAGGGCCTGCGCGCCCGCCCCGGCATCATCGGCGGCATCAACACCAACTCGCCGCTCCTGCTGGACGACAGCCAGGCCGAGGGGCTGATCGAGTTTGCCCGCGCGGGCCAGCCGATCCATGTCACCCCCTTCACCCTGGCCGGCGCCATGAGCCCGGCCACCATCGGCGGCTCGCTGGTGCAGCAGAACGCCGAGGCGCTGGCCGGCATCATCCTGGGCCAGGCCGCCTGCCGCGGCGCGCCGGTGTTTTACGGCCATTTCACCTCCAACGTGGACATGAAGACCGGCTCCCCCGCCTTCGGCACGCCCGAATACGCCCAATCGGTGCTGGTCTCCGGCCAGATGGCGCGGCGCTACGGGCTGCCGATCCGCTCCTCCAACACCACCGCGTCGGCCTGTGTCGATGCGCAGGCCGCTTATGAAAGCGACATGTCGATCAACGCCTGCATACAAGGCCATATCAATGTCATGATGCACGCCGGCGGCTGGCTGGAGGGCGGTCTGACCTGCTCGTTCGAGAAGCTGATCCTGGATGCCGAGCTGCTGCAGATGCAGGCAGCTCTGCTCGAGCCCATCGACCTCAGCGACGACGCCCTGGGCCTTGAGGCCATCGCCGAGGTCGGGCCGGCTGGCCATTTCTTCGGCACCGCCCATACGCTGGACCGCTACGAGACAGCTTTCTACAGCCCGATTCTCTCCGACTGGCGCAATTATGAGACCTGGCGCGACGACGGCGCCAAAACCGCCACCCAGCGCGCCAACGGGATCTGGAAGCAGCTGCTGAATGATTATGAAAAGCCGCCCATTGATCCGGCTGTGGAAGAGGAACTCGAAGCCTATGCCGCCAAACGCAAGGAGGAGATTGGCGCAGCACCCTGA
- a CDS encoding aromatic ring-hydroxylating oxygenase subunit alpha has product MPVTDAITAEALRQELTDLKKLDREQARTMPSGFYTSEDFLELEKEHLFRREWVCVGHAGEIPEPGDFYTTEIVGEQLLVSRGHDGGVHVLSNVCRHRGNMVETQASGNRRSFVCQYHAWTYDTDGRLKTAPLMKTAKNFEIKGCRLPQFRSEIWSSFIFVNLDGTADPLAPQLDSLQGVLRNYHNEQRNLLFTDEAVWNTNWKNLTENFMEGYHLFATHPKTLQPMTPTQLCRKVPGEARWTAYRSYYDPQYPPRGPFHEDMTEDEQRNTVLFNIFPSFVVAVAANYTLYLCLRPKGADKVAIRWGIAGFKEDPEDPEVAAYVDLCKSFNAEDREKLETLQVAQNTRYYQSGPLAPDDLEGTIWDFLGYMGRMLGADREL; this is encoded by the coding sequence ATGCCCGTCACCGATGCGATCACCGCCGAAGCGCTGCGCCAGGAATTGACCGATCTGAAGAAACTGGACCGGGAGCAGGCCCGCACGATGCCGTCCGGGTTTTACACTTCAGAGGATTTTCTGGAGCTTGAGAAGGAACACCTGTTCAGGCGGGAATGGGTGTGTGTCGGCCATGCAGGCGAGATTCCGGAGCCGGGCGACTTCTACACCACTGAAATCGTTGGCGAGCAGCTTCTGGTCTCGCGCGGGCACGATGGCGGGGTGCATGTGCTGTCGAATGTCTGCCGCCACCGCGGCAACATGGTCGAAACCCAAGCCAGCGGCAACCGGCGCAGTTTTGTCTGCCAGTACCATGCCTGGACCTATGACACCGATGGCCGGCTGAAGACCGCGCCGCTGATGAAGACGGCGAAGAACTTCGAGATCAAGGGCTGCCGCCTGCCGCAGTTCAGGTCCGAAATCTGGAGCAGTTTCATCTTTGTCAATCTGGACGGCACCGCCGATCCGCTGGCGCCGCAGCTGGACTCCCTGCAGGGCGTTCTGCGCAACTATCACAATGAGCAGCGCAACCTGCTGTTCACCGATGAAGCGGTCTGGAACACAAATTGGAAGAACCTGACCGAGAACTTCATGGAGGGGTACCACCTGTTTGCGACCCACCCCAAGACGCTGCAGCCGATGACGCCGACACAGCTGTGCCGCAAGGTGCCGGGGGAGGCTCGGTGGACTGCCTACCGGTCCTATTATGACCCGCAATATCCGCCGCGCGGCCCCTTCCATGAAGACATGACAGAGGATGAGCAGCGCAATACCGTGCTGTTCAACATCTTTCCCAGCTTTGTGGTGGCGGTGGCGGCGAACTACACGCTGTACCTTTGCCTGCGCCCGAAGGGGGCGGACAAGGTGGCGATCCGCTGGGGCATTGCCGGGTTCAAGGAGGATCCGGAAGATCCGGAGGTTGCGGCCTATGTCGATCTCTGCAAGTCCTTCAACGCGGAAGACAGGGAGAAGCTGGAGACCCTGCAAGTGGCGCAGAACACGCGGTATTACCAGAGCGGCCCGCTGGCGCCGGACGATCTGGAAGGCACGATCTGGGACTTCCTGGGCTATATGGGCCGGATGCTGGGCGCCGACCGGGAATTGTGA
- a CDS encoding AMP-binding protein, whose amino-acid sequence MFYDLAKLRAFGARTCLSAADGATLTYAALAEAAEQFGRLLPQGRQLIAIEAASDPEAITAYLGALAAGHAVMPLPAGSSATAAQLEARFRPAASFRRAGGTWQLLAHTHDPAVIHPELALLLQTSGSTGHGRGVRLSAAAVDANAGAIAGYLEIRPQDRAALILPLHYSYGLSVLHSHLASGASLWLAPGSVLDPGFAPALAASGATSLAGVPHHFRLLESAGLSRALPEQINTLTVAGGAMEPDQVRAWSARMQARAGRFFVMYGQTEATARISYLPPDQALENPGAAGRAIPGGRLLLRDAGGTEITTPEGEGELIYKGPNVMMGYAENSADLAKGAALSELATGDLARRDANGLYHITGRLSRMSKIAGLRIGHDAIERALAAQGLEAAVWGDDRRISIAVCGPEHGIAALAAKLTGVGQQHFTVLPRTSLPRRANGKIDYPALKAQSAKPKAAKNVLAAFQAAFAPQTVGRNDSFASLGGDSLRHVELSLALDEALGGVPAGWEAMPVGELEQAAPAPAASLPSDLVARVIAILAVVVAHQTLWPVFGGAAAMVILMGMSIAGFRWEALKSGGMRSFLKPVAAVLIPYYLILAGYAVAWEQVPWVSVFLAGNFALTIPETHLMLPYLYWFIEAYLQMTLLVALPFALPPVRRWLVQQGTFRAGLCFLAFAVAIRLVVPEIWQIGGRAQFTVPWVFYLFALGWCITAASTLRQRLLVLGAACVIMPAAAYLGGNWYGGWIKYMWLLALTAGLLFVPRIPLPRFAGRPLMRLAQAAFPIYLLHRFVPELLMPMIGLEGRSPLNDALAVFGGLALGLAAAALQRQLALAWSSARNRRQPDMAQA is encoded by the coding sequence ATGTTTTATGATCTGGCCAAGTTGCGCGCTTTCGGCGCCCGGACCTGCCTGTCTGCGGCGGATGGCGCCACACTGACATACGCCGCCCTGGCGGAGGCCGCGGAGCAATTTGGCCGGCTGCTGCCGCAGGGCCGGCAGCTGATCGCAATTGAGGCCGCCTCCGATCCCGAGGCCATCACCGCATATCTGGGCGCCCTGGCGGCGGGCCACGCGGTGATGCCGCTGCCGGCCGGCAGCAGCGCCACCGCCGCGCAGCTGGAGGCGCGCTTCCGCCCGGCCGCCAGTTTCCGCCGCGCGGGCGGCACATGGCAGCTGCTGGCGCATACGCATGACCCTGCGGTGATCCATCCGGAGCTCGCGCTGCTGCTGCAGACCTCCGGCAGCACCGGACACGGACGCGGCGTGCGGCTGTCCGCCGCCGCCGTGGACGCCAATGCCGGTGCCATCGCCGGCTACCTGGAGATCCGGCCCCAGGACCGCGCCGCCCTGATCCTGCCGCTGCATTATTCCTACGGCCTCTCCGTCCTGCATTCCCACCTCGCCTCCGGCGCCAGCCTCTGGCTCGCTCCCGGTTCGGTTCTGGATCCCGGTTTCGCCCCTGCGCTGGCGGCCTCCGGCGCCACCAGCCTGGCCGGCGTGCCGCATCACTTCCGCCTGCTGGAAAGCGCAGGCCTCTCCCGCGCGCTGCCGGAACAGATCAACACCCTCACCGTCGCGGGCGGCGCCATGGAACCGGACCAGGTCCGCGCCTGGTCAGCCCGGATGCAGGCCCGCGCCGGCCGGTTCTTTGTCATGTACGGCCAGACCGAAGCCACTGCCCGGATCAGCTACCTGCCGCCGGACCAGGCGCTGGAGAACCCGGGCGCCGCCGGCCGCGCGATTCCCGGCGGCCGCCTGCTGCTGCGCGATGCAGGCGGCACCGAAATCACCACCCCCGAGGGCGAAGGCGAGCTGATCTACAAAGGCCCCAACGTGATGATGGGCTATGCCGAGAACAGCGCCGATCTGGCCAAAGGCGCCGCGCTCAGCGAGCTGGCCACCGGCGACCTGGCCCGGCGCGATGCCAATGGGCTCTACCACATCACCGGGCGGCTCTCCCGCATGTCCAAGATCGCAGGCCTGCGCATCGGCCATGACGCCATTGAACGCGCGCTGGCCGCGCAGGGCCTCGAGGCCGCGGTCTGGGGCGATGACAGGCGCATTTCGATTGCGGTCTGCGGTCCTGAGCATGGCATCGCCGCGCTGGCCGCCAAGCTGACCGGCGTCGGCCAGCAGCATTTCACCGTGCTGCCGCGCACATCCCTGCCGCGCCGCGCCAATGGCAAGATCGACTACCCGGCATTGAAGGCGCAATCGGCCAAGCCCAAAGCTGCCAAGAACGTGCTGGCCGCCTTCCAGGCCGCCTTTGCCCCGCAGACCGTCGGCCGCAATGACAGCTTCGCCTCGCTGGGCGGCGATTCCCTGCGCCATGTGGAGCTGTCGCTGGCCCTGGACGAAGCCCTGGGCGGCGTCCCTGCGGGCTGGGAAGCGATGCCTGTCGGCGAACTCGAACAAGCCGCCCCGGCGCCCGCCGCCAGCCTGCCCTCCGATCTGGTGGCACGGGTGATTGCCATCCTGGCGGTGGTGGTGGCGCACCAGACCCTCTGGCCGGTGTTCGGCGGTGCCGCGGCGATGGTGATCCTGATGGGGATGAGCATTGCAGGCTTCCGCTGGGAGGCGCTGAAATCCGGCGGCATGCGCAGCTTCCTCAAGCCGGTGGCGGCAGTGCTGATCCCCTATTACCTGATCCTTGCAGGCTATGCCGTGGCCTGGGAGCAGGTGCCCTGGGTCTCGGTCTTCCTGGCCGGCAATTTCGCCCTGACCATCCCCGAAACCCATCTGATGCTGCCGTATCTCTACTGGTTCATCGAGGCCTACCTGCAGATGACCCTGCTGGTGGCGCTGCCCTTTGCCTTGCCGCCGGTGCGCCGCTGGCTGGTGCAGCAGGGCACCTTCCGCGCAGGCCTGTGCTTTCTGGCGTTTGCCGTGGCGATCCGCCTGGTGGTACCGGAAATCTGGCAGATCGGCGGCCGCGCGCAGTTCACCGTGCCTTGGGTGTTCTACCTTTTTGCCCTCGGCTGGTGCATCACCGCCGCCAGCACGCTGCGGCAGCGGCTGCTGGTGCTGGGTGCGGCCTGCGTGATCATGCCCGCGGCGGCCTATCTCGGCGGCAACTGGTATGGCGGCTGGATCAAATACATGTGGCTGCTGGCGCTGACCGCCGGTCTGCTGTTCGTCCCCCGCATTCCCCTGCCGCGGTTTGCTGGACGCCCGCTGATGCGGCTGGCGCAGGCCGCTTTCCCGATTTACCTGCTGCACCGCTTCGTGCCCGAACTCCTGATGCCGATGATCGGACTGGAGGGCCGCAGCCCGCTGAACGACGCGCTGGCGGTCTTCGGCGGCCTCGCCCTAGGCCTCGCCGCCGCTGCCCTGCAGCGCCAGCTGGCGCTGGCATGGTCCAGCGCCCGGAACCGCCGCCAGCCGGATATGGCGCAGGCTTAG